A DNA window from Streptococcus mutans contains the following coding sequences:
- a CDS encoding peptide ABC transporter substrate-binding protein: MIAIKKSPWKRVGLGLVTVTSAAILAACGNGNKQTSKDEINWYTPVDINSLDISKSTDTYSGIAIGNSGSNLLRVDDKGKPAPDLAKKVEVSKDGLTYTATLRKGIKWSDGSAITAKDFVYSWQRMVNPKTASEYSGLAVESHVKNAKAINSGDIKDLNELGVKADGNKVIFTLESPTPQMKYLLAFTSFMPQKQSFVDKVGSKYGTNAKSQIYSGPYTLSGWNGTNGSFKLKKNKYYWNADKVKIDTINFQTVKKPETAVQMYKRGELDTANISNTPALFKANKGNKDVVDVFEATTAYMQYNQTGTNKALANKKIRQALNYATNRKAYVETAIPTGSRAATGVAPYKLAKVDGKDLSKYVAPGYTYNAAKAKQLFKEGLQEIGETSVKFTVTSDADSPVAKSGLDYIKGAWEKALPGLTIEEKFVPFKQRIQDTQNQNFEIVMSLWDGDYPEGSTFYSNFTTSSPYNGGKFVNSTYDQAYEKAITTDALNPTKAAEDYKVAEKALFDEANVNPIYFRSTKSLQNPSIKGLIRSSTGLNVDFTYAYKK, from the coding sequence ATGATAGCAATAAAGAAAAGTCCATGGAAACGTGTTGGTTTAGGGCTGGTAACTGTTACTTCAGCAGCTATTTTAGCAGCCTGTGGAAACGGGAACAAACAAACTTCAAAAGATGAGATTAATTGGTATACCCCAGTTGATATCAATTCTTTGGATATTTCAAAAAGTACAGATACTTATTCTGGTATCGCGATTGGAAATTCAGGAAGTAATCTGTTGCGTGTTGATGATAAAGGCAAACCAGCCCCTGACCTTGCTAAAAAAGTGGAAGTGTCAAAAGATGGCTTAACTTACACAGCAACATTGCGCAAGGGCATCAAATGGTCCGATGGTAGTGCCATTACAGCTAAGGATTTTGTTTACTCATGGCAGCGTATGGTTAATCCAAAGACAGCTTCAGAATATTCAGGTCTTGCTGTTGAGTCTCATGTAAAGAATGCCAAAGCCATTAATAGCGGTGACATTAAAGATCTTAATGAACTCGGAGTTAAGGCTGATGGAAATAAAGTTATCTTCACCTTAGAATCACCGACTCCTCAGATGAAATATCTGCTTGCTTTCACAAGCTTTATGCCACAAAAACAATCCTTTGTTGATAAAGTCGGTAGTAAATATGGGACCAATGCCAAGAGTCAAATTTATTCAGGACCTTACACTTTAAGTGGCTGGAATGGCACCAACGGCAGTTTTAAACTGAAAAAGAATAAATATTACTGGAATGCTGACAAGGTCAAAATTGATACCATTAATTTCCAAACGGTAAAAAAACCTGAGACAGCTGTTCAAATGTATAAGCGTGGTGAATTAGATACAGCTAATATTTCAAATACTCCAGCTCTTTTCAAAGCTAACAAGGGCAACAAAGATGTCGTTGATGTCTTTGAAGCAACAACTGCTTACATGCAGTATAACCAAACAGGCACTAACAAAGCTCTAGCTAATAAGAAAATTCGCCAAGCACTGAATTATGCAACTAATCGTAAGGCTTATGTAGAAACAGCGATACCAACAGGTTCACGCGCAGCAACTGGCGTAGCACCTTATAAATTGGCCAAAGTGGATGGTAAGGATCTTTCTAAGTATGTGGCACCGGGCTATACTTATAATGCCGCCAAAGCAAAACAACTCTTTAAGGAAGGTTTGCAAGAGATTGGCGAAACATCAGTGAAATTTACAGTGACTTCCGATGCTGATTCACCTGTAGCTAAATCTGGTCTTGACTATATTAAAGGAGCTTGGGAAAAGGCGCTTCCAGGTTTGACAATTGAAGAAAAATTCGTGCCGTTCAAACAGCGTATTCAAGATACACAAAATCAAAACTTTGAGATTGTCATGTCTCTTTGGGACGGCGACTATCCAGAAGGTTCGACCTTCTACAGTAATTTCACGACAAGTTCACCTTATAATGGTGGAAAATTCGTAAATTCTACTTATGATCAGGCCTATGAAAAAGCAATTACAACGGATGCCTTAAATCCTACAAAGGCAGCTGAAGATTATAAAGTAGCAGAAAAAGCCTTATTTGATGAAGCAAATGTTAATCCAATTTACTTCCGCAGTACGAAGTCATTGCAAAATCCAAGTATCAAGGGTCTGATTCGCAGTTCTACAGGTTTGAATGTGGACTTCACCTATGCTTATAAGAAATAA
- a CDS encoding ABC transporter permease has translation MLKYILKRLGILLLTLFIVVTITFFLMKAMKGTPFNNPKLSPDAIAALNVQYGLDKPQWQQYLLYLKNVFTGDLGTSFQYTNQSVTTLIVQRLGISAQLGLQALVLGVGMGLIVGALSARHQNDKIDGLLSVISTLGYSVPSFILAVFLLNTFGYRLQFLPVSGWGSFAQTILPTLALSFNPFAVTTRFVRSEMIEALNSDYIQLARAKGLTERQVANHHAYRNSMIPVLTLVGPMAANLLTGSVLIERIFSIPGIGEQFVNSIPSNDYPVIMGTTIVYAVMLMSMILLTDIVTSIVDPRVRLQ, from the coding sequence ATGCTCAAATATATTCTTAAACGTTTGGGAATTCTTTTGCTGACTTTATTTATAGTTGTCACTATTACTTTCTTTCTCATGAAAGCGATGAAAGGAACTCCCTTTAACAATCCCAAATTAAGTCCGGATGCTATTGCTGCTCTGAACGTTCAATATGGTCTAGATAAACCTCAATGGCAACAATATTTGCTCTATTTGAAAAATGTCTTCACAGGTGACTTAGGAACTAGTTTTCAATATACCAATCAATCTGTGACGACACTTATTGTTCAAAGGCTAGGTATTTCTGCCCAACTTGGTTTACAAGCACTTGTCTTAGGTGTTGGAATGGGTTTGATTGTAGGTGCTCTTTCTGCGCGTCATCAAAATGATAAAATAGATGGCCTCCTAAGTGTCATTTCAACACTTGGTTATTCTGTTCCTTCTTTCATTTTGGCTGTTTTCTTGTTGAATACATTTGGCTATCGTCTGCAATTCTTACCTGTATCTGGTTGGGGCTCTTTTGCTCAAACCATTCTGCCGACCTTGGCGTTATCATTTAATCCATTTGCAGTAACAACTCGTTTTGTTAGAAGTGAGATGATTGAAGCTTTGAACTCTGATTACATTCAACTGGCGCGTGCTAAAGGTTTGACAGAACGTCAGGTTGCCAATCATCACGCCTATCGCAATTCAATGATTCCTGTTTTGACCTTAGTGGGTCCTATGGCTGCTAATCTTTTAACAGGTTCTGTGTTGATTGAGAGAATTTTTTCGATTCCGGGTATCGGGGAGCAGTTTGTGAATTCCATCCCTTCCAATGATTATCCTGTTATCATGGGAACGACGATTGTTTATGCTGTTATGTTGATGAGTATGATCTTATTGACAGATATCGTTACCAGCATTGTTGATCCGCGCGTTCGTTTGCAGTAA
- a CDS encoding ABC transporter permease: MSDKNREFVLIGAGSTKAQEKIEKPALSFLQDAWRRLKKNKLAVVSLWFLTLLISFSLVSPLFVSQKDANSFDSDKVSTYSNLPPNSGLGIPGWNGVFQMPGSSKASNVYEDQAVPKGKTFLLGTDSLGRSLGKRIIVGVRISLLVAVAATCIDLLIGVVYGLTSGYVGGAVDIIMQRIIEIISSVPNLIIVTMLGLLLGNGIIAIILSIALTGWTSMARQVRNMTLSYKERDFVLAARTLGESSPKIAFKHILPNISGVIIVQIMMTIPSAIMYEAILSAINLGVKPPTSSLGSLISDAQENLQYYPYQIILPALALVFISLAFILLGDGLRDAFDPKSGQD; the protein is encoded by the coding sequence ATGTCAGATAAAAATAGAGAGTTTGTGCTCATTGGGGCAGGAAGTACCAAAGCACAAGAAAAAATTGAAAAGCCGGCTCTATCTTTCTTACAAGATGCTTGGCGACGGTTAAAGAAAAATAAGTTAGCAGTTGTTTCACTTTGGTTTTTAACCTTATTAATCTCTTTTTCTTTGGTATCTCCTTTGTTTGTATCACAAAAAGATGCTAATAGTTTTGATTCGGACAAGGTATCAACTTATAGTAATTTGCCGCCTAATAGCGGTCTTGGTATTCCGGGTTGGAATGGTGTTTTTCAGATGCCAGGCTCTAGCAAGGCATCCAATGTCTATGAAGATCAAGCCGTTCCAAAAGGGAAAACATTCCTTTTGGGAACCGATAGTTTGGGACGCAGTCTAGGTAAGCGGATTATTGTTGGTGTTCGTATTTCGCTTTTAGTAGCAGTCGCTGCTACCTGCATTGACTTACTTATTGGGGTTGTTTATGGTCTGACTTCGGGTTATGTTGGCGGTGCTGTTGATATCATTATGCAGCGGATTATTGAAATTATTTCTTCTGTTCCAAATCTAATTATCGTAACCATGTTAGGGCTTTTATTAGGGAATGGGATTATTGCAATTATCTTGTCCATTGCTTTAACGGGTTGGACTTCAATGGCAAGGCAGGTTCGAAACATGACCTTATCATATAAGGAAAGGGATTTTGTTTTAGCTGCCAGAACTTTAGGTGAAAGCAGTCCTAAAATTGCTTTTAAACATATTTTACCCAATATTTCTGGTGTTATTATTGTGCAAATTATGATGACGATTCCTTCTGCCATTATGTATGAAGCTATTCTTTCAGCTATCAATTTAGGAGTAAAACCACCAACGTCTTCTTTGGGTTCTCTTATTTCTGATGCTCAAGAAAATTTACAATATTACCCTTATCAAATCATCTTACCGGCTCTTGCTTTAGTCTTTATTTCTTTAGCGTTTATTTTACTTGGAGATGGTTTACGTGATGCATTTGATCCAAAATCAGGACAAGACTAG
- a CDS encoding nitroreductase family protein: protein MSNFLDLQKQRRSIYALGKTVDLSKAELVALIQNAIKQAPSAFNSQTSRALVLFGQDSQDFWNKIAYSELEKVTPAEAFAGTKAKLESFAAGVGTILLFEDQAVVRNLEENFPLYAENFQPWSEQAHGIALYAIWLALAEQNIGMSVQHYNPLVDAQVAEKYDLPANWKLRAQIPFGSIEASAGEKEFMADQERFKVFGD from the coding sequence ATGTCAAATTTTTTAGATTTACAAAAACAACGTCGCAGTATCTATGCCTTAGGCAAAACTGTTGATTTATCAAAGGCTGAATTAGTTGCATTAATTCAAAATGCCATTAAGCAGGCGCCGTCAGCTTTTAATTCGCAAACCAGTCGTGCTCTCGTTCTTTTTGGGCAGGACTCTCAAGATTTTTGGAATAAAATTGCTTACAGTGAATTAGAAAAAGTCACACCAGCAGAAGCCTTTGCAGGGACAAAAGCGAAGTTGGAAAGTTTTGCTGCTGGAGTTGGAACCATTCTGCTATTTGAAGATCAAGCTGTTGTCAGAAATTTAGAAGAAAACTTTCCGCTTTATGCGGAGAATTTCCAGCCTTGGTCTGAACAAGCACACGGTATTGCTCTTTATGCTATTTGGTTAGCACTAGCTGAACAAAATATTGGTATGAGTGTTCAGCACTACAATCCGCTTGTTGATGCTCAAGTTGCTGAAAAATATGATTTACCAGCTAACTGGAAATTGCGTGCACAAATACCTTTTGGTTCAATTGAAGCATCTGCTGGTGAGAAAGAATTCATGGCAGACCAAGAACGTTTCAAAGTATTTGGTGACTAG
- the pbp3 gene encoding D-alanyl-D-alanine carboxypeptidase PBP3 has translation MKKIVCLLFILISLIGFGVKAEENFDVSAKHAIAVEANTGKILYEKDADTTAGIASITKMLTVYMVYKEIKSGDLTWSSKVKISDYPYSLTKDYSASNVPMDAREYTVKELVEASMIASANSAAIALAEKVGGTEPKFVDMMKKQLQEWGITDAKLVNASGLNNKTLGDHIYPDSSSEDENMMSARDVAIVAHHLIKEFPQVLKITEKTNSDFSGNKMETYNYMLPNMPYAREGVDGLKTGTTELAGACFVATSKENGMRLISVVLNADKSDSDDDAARFQATNNLLNYVNNTYEPITLIHKGQTYQGSKVKVIDGKRTTVPAVAKKNFTVIQNKLSHKKNTVSIASKKNGYTAVIKKGQLIAKATFKDDNPVGQGYLETPPSIPLVAKKEVKRSFFLKVWWNHFVRYVNEKL, from the coding sequence ATGAAAAAGATTGTATGCTTACTATTTATTTTAATATCCCTAATCGGCTTTGGGGTAAAGGCTGAAGAGAACTTTGATGTCTCTGCTAAGCATGCCATTGCTGTTGAAGCTAATACAGGAAAGATTCTCTATGAAAAGGATGCCGATACCACTGCCGGTATTGCTTCTATTACTAAAATGCTGACTGTTTATATGGTTTATAAGGAAATTAAATCTGGTGATCTCACCTGGTCTAGCAAGGTTAAGATTTCTGACTATCCTTATAGTTTGACAAAGGATTACAGCGCCAGCAATGTCCCCATGGATGCTAGAGAATATACAGTAAAAGAATTAGTAGAAGCTTCTATGATTGCTAGTGCCAATAGCGCTGCTATCGCTTTGGCTGAAAAAGTTGGCGGTACTGAACCTAAATTCGTTGATATGATGAAAAAGCAACTACAAGAATGGGGAATTACAGATGCCAAGCTAGTTAATGCTTCTGGTCTTAACAATAAAACTTTGGGCGATCATATCTATCCCGACTCCAGCTCTGAAGATGAAAACATGATGAGTGCCAGAGATGTTGCTATCGTCGCTCATCACCTAATCAAAGAATTTCCGCAAGTTCTAAAAATCACGGAAAAAACAAACAGTGATTTTTCAGGAAATAAAATGGAAACCTATAATTATATGCTGCCAAATATGCCTTATGCGCGTGAAGGTGTTGATGGTCTAAAAACAGGAACAACCGAATTAGCAGGTGCTTGCTTTGTAGCTACTTCAAAGGAAAATGGTATGCGCCTGATTTCTGTCGTTTTAAATGCCGACAAGTCTGATAGTGATGATGACGCCGCACGTTTTCAAGCAACTAATAATTTATTAAACTATGTCAACAATACCTATGAACCCATCACACTTATTCACAAAGGTCAGACGTATCAAGGAAGCAAGGTCAAGGTGATTGATGGCAAAAGAACAACTGTTCCTGCTGTCGCTAAAAAGAATTTTACCGTCATTCAAAATAAACTATCTCATAAAAAAAATACTGTTTCCATCGCTTCTAAAAAAAATGGTTACACAGCAGTTATTAAAAAAGGACAACTAATCGCAAAGGCTACTTTTAAAGATGACAATCCCGTTGGTCAAGGCTACCTAGAGACACCACCGAGTATCCCATTAGTTGCTAAAAAAGAAGTGAAGCGCAGCTTCTTTCTTAAAGTCTGGTGGAATCATTTTGTCAGATACGTCAATGAGAAGTTATAA
- a CDS encoding helix-turn-helix transcriptional regulator, translating into MKIELIYIYNLLLMMLYAITMAFSVSFFIREKNKKKKTLYLVTSLYLLFFILDNSVISMTEIISSFASNYNSSFQGTSFIKTTVFLVNNFCQLWIVHYLSKRKMPWWEYLILLAIFLFMLLPSLPSLPNTATKVYLYYLPNQLLLFYTGLIAFFNSKKENVSKLGKKYLKLIALLAMIASVAILIEDTFVIFTVDQYSIFNTKIMNRNVSEDLFSIIACWLLLYYFLKDYPLLEKRNQALQTKALSKDAIQDFFDYYHLTEREQDICQLLLEHKQNQEIAKELYLSVGTVKTHIHNIYIKMAINKREQFFSLYKDYFAEHP; encoded by the coding sequence ATGAAAATTGAACTCATCTATATCTATAATCTATTATTAATGATGCTTTATGCCATTACCATGGCCTTTTCTGTAAGCTTCTTTATAAGAGAAAAAAATAAAAAAAAGAAGACACTTTACTTAGTCACTTCTCTTTATCTGCTCTTTTTTATCTTAGATAATTCTGTTATTTCAATGACTGAAATTATTTCAAGTTTTGCTTCCAATTACAACAGTTCCTTTCAAGGAACTTCTTTCATTAAAACAACTGTTTTTCTCGTTAACAACTTTTGTCAGTTATGGATTGTTCATTATTTAAGTAAACGGAAAATGCCTTGGTGGGAATACCTCATCTTACTAGCTATTTTTCTCTTTATGCTCTTACCATCACTACCATCACTGCCCAATACAGCTACAAAGGTATACCTCTATTACCTACCAAATCAATTGCTTCTGTTTTATACAGGCTTGATAGCCTTTTTCAATAGTAAGAAGGAAAATGTAAGCAAGTTAGGTAAAAAATATTTAAAATTAATCGCTTTGCTAGCTATGATTGCCAGTGTTGCTATTTTAATTGAGGACACTTTTGTTATTTTCACTGTTGATCAATACAGTATTTTTAATACAAAAATTATGAATCGAAATGTTTCAGAAGATCTCTTTTCCATCATTGCCTGCTGGCTTCTTCTTTATTATTTTTTAAAAGATTATCCTCTCTTGGAAAAAAGAAACCAAGCTTTACAAACAAAGGCTTTATCTAAAGATGCTATTCAAGACTTTTTTGACTATTACCACTTGACAGAACGAGAACAAGACATTTGCCAACTTTTGCTGGAACATAAACAAAATCAAGAGATTGCTAAGGAACTTTACCTCTCTGTTGGCACAGTAAAAACTCACATTCACAATATTTATATCAAGATGGCCATCAATAAACGAGAACAATTCTTTTCCTTGTACAAAGACTATTTTGCAGAACACCCGTAA
- a CDS encoding ABC transporter ATP-binding protein, giving the protein MSKEKILQVNNLHVNFHTYAGEVKAIRDVSFYLEKGETLAIVGESGSGKSVTTRTLMGLSAKNAEIFGDIEFKGRNLNDLKEEDWVHIRGNDISMIFQDPMTSLDPTMRIGLQIAEPIIKHEKVTKKEALKRALDMMEKVGIPNAQEHINDYPHQWSGGMRQRAVIAIALATNPEILIADEPTTALDVTIQAQILHLMKEIQKNTDSSIIFITHDLGVVAGMADRVAVMYAGKIVEYGTVDEVFYNPQHPYTWGLLNSMPTTNTASGSLHSIPGTPPDLLQPPQGDAFAPRNEFALDIDLKEEPPFFKVSDSHYAATWLLDDRAPKITPPERILQRWEKWKSLQGEKHND; this is encoded by the coding sequence ATGAGTAAGGAAAAAATTTTACAAGTCAATAACCTCCATGTCAATTTTCATACCTATGCAGGTGAAGTAAAAGCTATTCGCGATGTTAGTTTTTATTTAGAAAAAGGGGAAACACTGGCTATTGTTGGCGAATCTGGTTCTGGAAAGTCGGTAACCACACGAACTTTAATGGGGTTGTCAGCAAAGAATGCTGAGATTTTCGGAGATATTGAGTTTAAGGGACGCAATCTAAATGATTTGAAGGAAGAAGACTGGGTTCATATTCGCGGAAATGATATTTCCATGATTTTCCAAGATCCTATGACAAGTTTGGATCCAACCATGCGTATTGGCCTTCAAATTGCTGAACCTATTATCAAGCATGAAAAAGTAACTAAAAAAGAAGCTCTCAAGCGGGCTCTTGACATGATGGAAAAGGTTGGTATTCCCAATGCGCAAGAACACATCAACGATTATCCTCATCAGTGGTCAGGCGGTATGCGCCAGCGCGCTGTCATAGCTATTGCTTTGGCAACTAATCCTGAAATCCTTATTGCAGATGAACCAACGACGGCTCTTGATGTTACCATTCAAGCACAAATTCTTCATTTAATGAAAGAAATCCAAAAGAATACTGACTCTTCCATTATCTTTATCACTCATGATTTGGGTGTCGTTGCAGGTATGGCAGACCGTGTTGCTGTTATGTATGCAGGCAAGATTGTGGAATATGGTACAGTAGATGAGGTTTTCTACAACCCACAGCATCCCTACACTTGGGGGCTTCTCAATTCGATGCCTACAACTAATACAGCTTCAGGCAGTTTGCATTCAATTCCCGGAACACCGCCTGACTTGTTGCAGCCCCCTCAAGGAGATGCTTTTGCTCCAAGAAATGAATTCGCTCTTGATATTGATCTTAAGGAGGAGCCGCCATTTTTTAAAGTTAGTGATTCACATTATGCTGCTACTTGGCTGTTAGATGATCGTGCTCCTAAGATTACTCCGCCGGAAAGAATTTTGCAGCGTTGGGAAAAATGGAAGAGCTTACAGGGAGAAAAGCATAATGACTGA
- a CDS encoding ABC transporter ATP-binding protein — MTENRKKLVEVKNVSLTFNKGKANQVKAIDNVSFDIYEGEVFGLVGESGSGKTTIGRAILKLYNIDKGEIDFEGETISKLKGKSLFNFRKKAQMIFQDPQASLNSRMKVRDIIAEGLDVHKLVKNKADRDAKVQDLLDLVGLNKDHLTRYPHEFSGGQRQRIGIARALAVEPKFIIADEPISALDVSIQAQVVNLMQKLQHEQGLTYLFIAHDLSMVKYISDRIGVMHWGKIVEIGTSDEVYHHPIHPYTQSLLSAVPEPDPVLERQRIHKVYDPVDELDGQEREMREITPGHFVLSTEEEAKAYKKK, encoded by the coding sequence ATGACTGAAAATCGTAAAAAACTAGTTGAAGTCAAAAATGTTTCTTTGACATTCAATAAAGGAAAAGCCAACCAAGTAAAAGCAATAGATAATGTCAGCTTTGATATCTATGAAGGAGAAGTTTTTGGACTTGTTGGGGAATCTGGCTCAGGTAAGACGACAATTGGCCGTGCTATTTTAAAACTTTACAATATTGATAAAGGAGAAATTGATTTCGAAGGTGAAACGATTTCAAAATTAAAGGGAAAATCATTGTTTAATTTTCGTAAGAAAGCGCAAATGATTTTCCAAGATCCTCAAGCCAGCTTGAATAGTCGCATGAAAGTTAGGGATATTATTGCTGAAGGACTTGATGTTCATAAATTGGTTAAAAATAAGGCAGACCGTGACGCAAAAGTTCAGGATTTACTGGATCTGGTTGGGTTAAATAAGGATCATTTAACACGTTATCCGCATGAATTTTCAGGCGGTCAGCGTCAACGGATTGGGATTGCTCGTGCTTTGGCGGTTGAGCCTAAATTCATTATTGCTGATGAGCCCATCTCTGCTTTGGATGTCTCTATCCAAGCTCAGGTTGTTAATCTCATGCAAAAACTGCAGCATGAACAGGGACTAACGTACCTGTTCATTGCTCATGATTTATCAATGGTTAAGTATATTTCGGATCGCATTGGTGTGATGCATTGGGGAAAAATTGTGGAAATTGGGACATCTGATGAGGTTTACCATCACCCCATTCATCCTTATACTCAAAGTCTCTTATCAGCTGTTCCTGAACCCGATCCAGTTTTAGAACGTCAACGTATTCATAAAGTTTATGACCCAGTTGATGAGTTAGATGGGCAGGAACGAGAAATGAGAGAAATTACACCGGGGCATTTTGTTTTATCAACAGAAGAAGAGGCAAAAGCCTATAAGAAAAAATAA